From a region of the Balaenoptera ricei isolate mBalRic1 chromosome 11, mBalRic1.hap2, whole genome shotgun sequence genome:
- the ITIH1 gene encoding inter-alpha-trypsin inhibitor heavy chain H1 isoform X1, with translation MHGTMGLRGLLCVCLASLLALQAMPAQGSPTRSPKGGKKRPALDTAVDGVVIRSLKVNCKVTSRFAHCVITSQVVNNADEAKEVAFDVEIPRMAFISDFAITAGENAFLGDIKDKVTAWKQYRKAATSGENAGLVRASGRTMEQFAIQVTIGPRNKATFRLTYEEVLKRKLMQYDIVIKVKPKQLVQHFEIDVDIFEPRGISKLDAQASFLRKELAAQLIKKSFSGKEGHVLFRPTVGQQQSCPTCSTTLLNGDFKVTYDVNRDKACDLLVADNHFAHFFAPQNLTNLNKNVVFVIDISSSMEGQKVKQTKEALLKILGDLRPGDYFDLVLFGSAVQSWRGSLVQASAANLDAARNFVQHFSLAGSTNLNGGLLQGIEILNKAHGSLPELSNHASILIMLTDGEPTEGVTDRAQILKNVRDAIRGKFPLYNLGFGHDVDLKFLEVMSLENNGRVQRIYEDHDATQQLQGFYEQVANPLLRDVELQYPGDAVSALTQHHHKQYYEGSEIIVAGRIADHKLSSFKADVQAYGEGQEFKTTCLVDEEEMKKLLRERGHMLENHVERLWAYLTIQELLAKRMKLEGAEKANVSAKALKMSLAYQFVTPLTSMTIRGMADQDGLEPLIDKPLDDSLPLEMVGPGKTFVLLASQPSPTRPSSEVQQLPNQVTGVDTDPHFLIHVPQKEDTLCFNINEEPGVVLSLVQDPDTGFSVNGQLIGNEARSPGKHEGTYFGRLGIANPATDFQLEVTPQNITLNPGSGGPIFSWRDQASLRQNEVVVTINRKRNLVVSVEDGGTFEVVLHRVWKGSAIRQDFLGFYVLDSHRMSARTHGLLGQFFHPFDYKVFDLHPGSDPTKTDATMVVKKRRLTVTRGLQKDYSKDPRHGAEVTCWFIHNNGDGLIDGVHTDYIVSDIF, from the exons ATGCACGGCACGATGGGGCTTCGGGGGCTGCTCTGTGTGTGCCTGGCGTCCCTGCTCGCCCTGCAGGCCATGCCCGCTCAGGGTTCACCCACACGCAGTCCCAAAGGCGGCAAG AAGCGACCGGCTTTGGACACA GCTGTCGATGGCGTGGTCATCCGGAGTTTGAAAGTCAACTGCAAAGTCACCTCTCGCTTTGCCCACTGTGTCATCACCAGCCAAGTGGTCAACAACGCCGACGAAGCCAAGGAAGTGGCCTTCGATGTGGAAATCCCCAGGATGGCCTTCATCAGCGACTTTGCCAT CACAGCAGGTGAAAATGCATTCCTCGGGGACATAAAGGACAAAGTGACCGCATGGAAGCAGTACCGGAAAGCGGCCACCTCAGGAGAGAACGCCGGCCTTGTCAG GGCCTCGGGGAGAACGATGGAGCAGTTTGCCATCCAGGTCACCATTGGTCCCCGGAACAAGGCCACGTTCCGGCTGACCTACGAGGAGGTGCTGAAGCGAAAGCTTATGCAGTATGACATTGTCATCAAGGTCAAGCCCAAGCAGCTGGTGCAGCATTTTGAG ATCGACGTGGACATCTTTGAGCCCCGGGGGATCAGCAAGCTGGATGCCCAGGCCTCCTTCCTCCGCAAGGAACTGGCCGCCCAGCTCATCAAGAAGTCCTTCTCAGGGAAAGAG GGTCATGTGCTTTTCCGTCCCACGGTGGGCCAGCAGCAATCCTGCCCCACATGCTCTACGACCTTGCTGAATGGGGACTTCAAGGTGACCTACGATGTCAATAGGGACAAGGCCTGTGACCTCCTG GTCGCCGATAACCACTTTGCCCACTTCTTTGCTCCCCAAAACCTGACAAACCTGAACAAGAATGTGGTTTTTGTGATTGACATCAGCTCCTCCATGGAAGGCCAGAAAGTGAAGCAG ACCAAGGAGGCGCTCCTTAAAATCCTGGGGGACTTGCGGCCAGGGGACTACTTCGACCTGGTCCTCTTTGGGTCTGCAGTGCAGTCCTGGAGGGGCTCGCTGGTGCAGGCATCTGCCGCCAATCTGGACGCAGCTCGGAACTTTGTGCAGCACTTCTCTCTGGCCGGGT CTACAAACCTGAATGGAGGTTTGCTCCAGGGAATTGAGATTTTGAACAAAGCTCACGGAAGCCTCCCAGAACTCAGCAACCACGCCTCTATTCTCATCATGCTGACAGATGGCGAGCCCACAGAGG GGGTGACGGATCGTGCCCAAATCCTCAAGAATGTCCGAGATGCCATCAGGGGCAAGTTCCCACTCTACAACTTGGGCTTCGGCCATGACGTGGACTTGAAATTCCTGGAGGTCATGTCCCTGGAGAACAACGGACGTGTCCAGAGAATCTACGAGGACCATGATGCCACCCAGCAGCTGCAg GGTTTCTATGAGCAGGTAGCCAACCCTCTGCTGAGGGATGTGGAGTTGCAGTACCCCGGGGATGCCGTCTCGGCCCTGACCCAGCACCACCATAAACAGTACTACGAAGGCTCGGAGATCATAGTGGCCGGGCGCATCGCTGACCACAAACTGAGCAGCTTCAAGGCGGACGTGCAAGCCTATGGG GAGGGCCAAGAATTCAAGACGACCTGCCTGGTGGACGaggaagagatgaagaaactgctcCGAGAGCGGGGCCACATGCTGGAGAACCACGTCGAACGCCTGTGGGCCTACCTCACCATCCAGGAGCTGCTGGCCAAGCG GATGAAGTTGGAGGGGGCAGAGAAGGCCAACGTGTCAGCCAAGGCCCTGAAGATGTCGCTGGCCTATCAGTTTGTGACCCCGCTGACCTCCATGACCATCAGGGGCATGGCGGACCAAGACGGCCTGGAGCCCCTCATTGACAAGCCCCTGGACG attctcttcccttGG AGATGGTGGGACCCGGAAAGA CCTTCGTGCTGTTGGCCTCGCAGCCTTCTCCGACGCGCCCTAGCTCCGAGGTCCAGCAGTTGCCAAACCAAGTGACTGGCG TGGACACTGACCCCCACTTCCTCATCCACGTGCCCCAGAAAGAGGACACTCTGTGCTTCAATATCAACGAGGAGCCTGGTGTGGTCCTGAGCCTGGTGCAGGACCCTGACACAG GCTTCTCAGTGAATGGCCAGCTCATCGGCAACGAGGCCAGGAGCCCTGGGAAGCATGAGGGCACGTACTTCGGGCGGCTGGGGATCGCAAACCCCGCAACAGACTTCCAGCTGGAAGTGACTCCTCAGAACATTACGCTGAACCCTGGCTCCGGCGGACCCATATTCTCCTGGAGGGACCAGGCCTCACTGCGGCAGAATGA GGTGGTGGTGACCATCAACAGGAAGAGGAACCTGGTGGTGTCCGTGGAGGACGGGGGCACCTTCGAGGTCGTCCTGCACCGGGTATGGAAGGGGAGTGCCATCCGCCAGGACTTCCTGGGCTTCTACGTGCTGGATAGTCACCGGATGTCGGCACGGACACACGGGCTGCTGG GACAATTCTTCCACCCCTTTGATTATAAAGTGTTCGACCTCCACCCAGGCTCTGACCCCACAAAGACAGACGCCACAATGGTGGTGAAGAAACGCCGGCTGACGGTCACCAG GGGCTTGCAAAAAGACTACAGCAAAGACCCCCGGCATGGGGCTGAGGTGACCTGCTGGTTCATCCACAACAACGGGGATGGGCTGATTGACGGTGTTCACACTGACTACATCGTCTCTGACATCTTCTGA
- the ITIH1 gene encoding inter-alpha-trypsin inhibitor heavy chain H1 isoform X2, which yields MHGTMGLRGLLCVCLASLLALQAMPAQGSPTRSPKGGKAVDGVVIRSLKVNCKVTSRFAHCVITSQVVNNADEAKEVAFDVEIPRMAFISDFAITAGENAFLGDIKDKVTAWKQYRKAATSGENAGLVRASGRTMEQFAIQVTIGPRNKATFRLTYEEVLKRKLMQYDIVIKVKPKQLVQHFEIDVDIFEPRGISKLDAQASFLRKELAAQLIKKSFSGKEGHVLFRPTVGQQQSCPTCSTTLLNGDFKVTYDVNRDKACDLLVADNHFAHFFAPQNLTNLNKNVVFVIDISSSMEGQKVKQTKEALLKILGDLRPGDYFDLVLFGSAVQSWRGSLVQASAANLDAARNFVQHFSLAGSTNLNGGLLQGIEILNKAHGSLPELSNHASILIMLTDGEPTEGVTDRAQILKNVRDAIRGKFPLYNLGFGHDVDLKFLEVMSLENNGRVQRIYEDHDATQQLQGFYEQVANPLLRDVELQYPGDAVSALTQHHHKQYYEGSEIIVAGRIADHKLSSFKADVQAYGGQEFKTTCLVDEEEMKKLLRERGHMLENHVERLWAYLTIQELLAKRMKLEGAEKANVSAKALKMSLAYQFVTPLTSMTIRGMADQDGLEPLIDKPLDDSLPLEMVGPGKTFVLLASQPSPTRPSSEVQQLPNQVTGVDTDPHFLIHVPQKEDTLCFNINEEPGVVLSLVQDPDTGFSVNGQLIGNEARSPGKHEGTYFGRLGIANPATDFQLEVTPQNITLNPGSGGPIFSWRDQASLRQNEVVVTINRKRNLVVSVEDGGTFEVVLHRVWKGSAIRQDFLGFYVLDSHRMSARTHGLLGQFFHPFDYKVFDLHPGSDPTKTDATMVVKKRRLTVTRGLQKDYSKDPRHGAEVTCWFIHNNGDGLIDGVHTDYIVSDIF from the exons ATGCACGGCACGATGGGGCTTCGGGGGCTGCTCTGTGTGTGCCTGGCGTCCCTGCTCGCCCTGCAGGCCATGCCCGCTCAGGGTTCACCCACACGCAGTCCCAAAGGCGGCAAG GCTGTCGATGGCGTGGTCATCCGGAGTTTGAAAGTCAACTGCAAAGTCACCTCTCGCTTTGCCCACTGTGTCATCACCAGCCAAGTGGTCAACAACGCCGACGAAGCCAAGGAAGTGGCCTTCGATGTGGAAATCCCCAGGATGGCCTTCATCAGCGACTTTGCCAT CACAGCAGGTGAAAATGCATTCCTCGGGGACATAAAGGACAAAGTGACCGCATGGAAGCAGTACCGGAAAGCGGCCACCTCAGGAGAGAACGCCGGCCTTGTCAG GGCCTCGGGGAGAACGATGGAGCAGTTTGCCATCCAGGTCACCATTGGTCCCCGGAACAAGGCCACGTTCCGGCTGACCTACGAGGAGGTGCTGAAGCGAAAGCTTATGCAGTATGACATTGTCATCAAGGTCAAGCCCAAGCAGCTGGTGCAGCATTTTGAG ATCGACGTGGACATCTTTGAGCCCCGGGGGATCAGCAAGCTGGATGCCCAGGCCTCCTTCCTCCGCAAGGAACTGGCCGCCCAGCTCATCAAGAAGTCCTTCTCAGGGAAAGAG GGTCATGTGCTTTTCCGTCCCACGGTGGGCCAGCAGCAATCCTGCCCCACATGCTCTACGACCTTGCTGAATGGGGACTTCAAGGTGACCTACGATGTCAATAGGGACAAGGCCTGTGACCTCCTG GTCGCCGATAACCACTTTGCCCACTTCTTTGCTCCCCAAAACCTGACAAACCTGAACAAGAATGTGGTTTTTGTGATTGACATCAGCTCCTCCATGGAAGGCCAGAAAGTGAAGCAG ACCAAGGAGGCGCTCCTTAAAATCCTGGGGGACTTGCGGCCAGGGGACTACTTCGACCTGGTCCTCTTTGGGTCTGCAGTGCAGTCCTGGAGGGGCTCGCTGGTGCAGGCATCTGCCGCCAATCTGGACGCAGCTCGGAACTTTGTGCAGCACTTCTCTCTGGCCGGGT CTACAAACCTGAATGGAGGTTTGCTCCAGGGAATTGAGATTTTGAACAAAGCTCACGGAAGCCTCCCAGAACTCAGCAACCACGCCTCTATTCTCATCATGCTGACAGATGGCGAGCCCACAGAGG GGGTGACGGATCGTGCCCAAATCCTCAAGAATGTCCGAGATGCCATCAGGGGCAAGTTCCCACTCTACAACTTGGGCTTCGGCCATGACGTGGACTTGAAATTCCTGGAGGTCATGTCCCTGGAGAACAACGGACGTGTCCAGAGAATCTACGAGGACCATGATGCCACCCAGCAGCTGCAg GGTTTCTATGAGCAGGTAGCCAACCCTCTGCTGAGGGATGTGGAGTTGCAGTACCCCGGGGATGCCGTCTCGGCCCTGACCCAGCACCACCATAAACAGTACTACGAAGGCTCGGAGATCATAGTGGCCGGGCGCATCGCTGACCACAAACTGAGCAGCTTCAAGGCGGACGTGCAAGCCTATGGG GGCCAAGAATTCAAGACGACCTGCCTGGTGGACGaggaagagatgaagaaactgctcCGAGAGCGGGGCCACATGCTGGAGAACCACGTCGAACGCCTGTGGGCCTACCTCACCATCCAGGAGCTGCTGGCCAAGCG GATGAAGTTGGAGGGGGCAGAGAAGGCCAACGTGTCAGCCAAGGCCCTGAAGATGTCGCTGGCCTATCAGTTTGTGACCCCGCTGACCTCCATGACCATCAGGGGCATGGCGGACCAAGACGGCCTGGAGCCCCTCATTGACAAGCCCCTGGACG attctcttcccttGG AGATGGTGGGACCCGGAAAGA CCTTCGTGCTGTTGGCCTCGCAGCCTTCTCCGACGCGCCCTAGCTCCGAGGTCCAGCAGTTGCCAAACCAAGTGACTGGCG TGGACACTGACCCCCACTTCCTCATCCACGTGCCCCAGAAAGAGGACACTCTGTGCTTCAATATCAACGAGGAGCCTGGTGTGGTCCTGAGCCTGGTGCAGGACCCTGACACAG GCTTCTCAGTGAATGGCCAGCTCATCGGCAACGAGGCCAGGAGCCCTGGGAAGCATGAGGGCACGTACTTCGGGCGGCTGGGGATCGCAAACCCCGCAACAGACTTCCAGCTGGAAGTGACTCCTCAGAACATTACGCTGAACCCTGGCTCCGGCGGACCCATATTCTCCTGGAGGGACCAGGCCTCACTGCGGCAGAATGA GGTGGTGGTGACCATCAACAGGAAGAGGAACCTGGTGGTGTCCGTGGAGGACGGGGGCACCTTCGAGGTCGTCCTGCACCGGGTATGGAAGGGGAGTGCCATCCGCCAGGACTTCCTGGGCTTCTACGTGCTGGATAGTCACCGGATGTCGGCACGGACACACGGGCTGCTGG GACAATTCTTCCACCCCTTTGATTATAAAGTGTTCGACCTCCACCCAGGCTCTGACCCCACAAAGACAGACGCCACAATGGTGGTGAAGAAACGCCGGCTGACGGTCACCAG GGGCTTGCAAAAAGACTACAGCAAAGACCCCCGGCATGGGGCTGAGGTGACCTGCTGGTTCATCCACAACAACGGGGATGGGCTGATTGACGGTGTTCACACTGACTACATCGTCTCTGACATCTTCTGA